AACTCGTTTACGATGAGCTGCTCCCCGAAGATGGAGTCAATATCGTCGTCGAAGGGGGAGTTGAAGATGCTGAAGATGTCATCACAAGGGTTCAAGAACTGCTCGAACCCGGGGTCCAAGTACGCGTTCCAGGCGCTGTCAGCGGGGTCCATCATCAGCATTGCAGACGAGGCCTCGACGGGTGGGGGAGGGGCAAACTCGATTTCCGGAACCTGTGGCTCCACCACcactacttcttcttcttccatctTTGGGAATTCGGGCTTTGACAGATTGTTCGCCTCTTCTGCTGGCTCCTCTTTTTCTCCCGCGTTTTCTTGATCCTGATCAGATTGCTCGCCCGACTGAACCTCCACAGACGACTCGGGATTAGCCCCCGCCATCTGCTGCACCTGCTCTCGCTCCCGGATTTTGTTCAGCACGTCTGCATAACGGCTAATGTCGAAATTCGTGACTGCATTAGGCCCTCTGTACTCAATTGCTGCCATATCATATGCTTCTGCAGCTTCCTCTTGGGTGCCTTCACAATTAATATCAGATATAAATgcaaatcaattttgtttaatCCTCAAAATCTATCTCGACAAACCCTTAaatatacccaaaaaaaactCCAGGAAGTTGAAAAAGGAAACTTTAGTGAATTGAATAAACGAAATACCAAAACAGCAAGAAGGTCAAGACATACAGTTTCACTACTCATTCTttatggaaaacaaaaaaagaaaacacatAAATGAAGTATTATTAGCAAGTGAATCTCTCGATCTGATGGAACCAGAAAGCAAATCCCGGGCTACATTAGAGACGAGGCACGTTGGTCAAAAGGAGACAAAACACAGCAGAGCAGTAGCTTGCTTAACACAGAATGCAAGCAAATAACTATGGTCAAACCCGAACAAGGAAACCGAGGTTAGGGTACcaattcaaggaagaattagTTTTATATAGTTGAACTGAAAGTTACCTTTCGTACAAGCCGCAAAGATCTGATTTGGGATATTAAATTCTAACAATCATGTCCATGCAAGCACtctatgtatataaaatatactcTCTTTTAAAAAGTACTGTGTATGAATCACATGCTTCATGTCAGCTTTAGGGAGTACTAATCTATTAAATATGGTTagaggtgaaaaaaaaaataaactaagaCTATACTGTTAGTATATCTCTGTCTGTTCTACCAtgagtaataatatttttatagtacACCTAAAGAAATCATTTTTGGTTATTATATAACGATTGGATCCCTCTCAGGGATCTGAGCTTGAATCATGTCTGTTATCGCATTTTCCACTTTAATCcacagaaagaaaaaaaaaaaaaaaaaaaaaaaaaagcaccaTTGTATTAGTTCTGAATAAGCCAAAAACCATGAATTGACTATACAACGAGGCACACTATTCTTTGAACGAAAATGGAGTTAAAGAGAATAATGTGAGGTGTGACATATGTAATGAAAAGTGGACCTACTGAAAGTTCCCAAGTAGAGATACTTAGTCCCAAGGACTCGTCCAATCCGGGCTTCCCATCGACCATTATGGTGGTGCCTGTCAAAGTCGAGGAGCAACAAGAGGAAAAGATGGTTTAGCAATCGAGGGAGAAATGAGCCACGCAATCCACACTTGAAATGGTCAATTCAGGGTGGGAAACATGCTTGCATTGtcaacccaaaaaataaaacacattttcGGTACATAAGCAAGCACAAATGAACACTCCACTTAATACTAAACAAGGCCTACATGGTCCCCCCACCTTAACCACTATAACTTAACAACCATAGAAATCATGAAATTGCCAAAAGCATACTATGATAAAAAACATGTTTCTTTCCCCCCGGTTTGACTCCAAAATCACATTTTTTTCCCAACAACTTTAAACTGTTTAGAAAGCTTAAACATGGACTATATGTTATGACTTCTACATATTCGTACATCCaatataaaagtaattaaattcaCGAGAATTTCGTTCTGTTTTACCTCGCCACACCGCGATACTTAGAAACGCCTCTAGAAAAGCCACTGCTCTGCCTCCTCAGCGAAGCGAGATACTCCTCCTTAGACATCGGTTGCATTTCCTCTATCTCTTTGTCATATGTCTCAACCTGTACGTGCACATTATGACTCGTCAAAACGTTAAAAATGACTGATCAACCATTTACGAAAAAACACGCTCTATATCATTTCAAACCCATAATAATTGCCTAACAAAAGGACACTTCTTCATCTTAAACATGCTATCTTATCATACAAATCTCAACAACATTGGCAAATCCGACAAGAAATTTAAttctgaacaaaaaaaaataaaatcaaattaaagtacaCGAGAATTAAATTACCGGAAAGTTAAGTGTAGCAGAGGCCCCCCAGTACTTAAGAGCAGCAAGATCATACGTTCTGGCAGCAGCCTCCTCACTTTCATATGCCCCTGTACCCAATACACattgaaaatgacattttctatatatatcaagaaaaaaatataacaaaattaatttttttttgatacattatgtTTACAACTAATCTTAAATCCCCAAAAGGTCGCGAGTTGTCCCATCAATCCCGAGTTTTTTTAGGTGACAACATTGGAGTTGgaattgataaattttaagaaagaaattcaagattAATGAAACTAAGTAATGCTTACCCAAGTAAACTAAGGCACGACAAAAGCATTAGTTAACGTTGCAAATGACAGGGAACATCATCAGCAGAACATGAAAAGGGAAAAATGGTCAGAAAAAAAGGATTAAATGATGGGTAGAACATGTTAATTAACTATAATTGAGATTAACTATAGTAATAAACTAAACCTGCAGATCTCCTCGGTTTTCGAacatttttgtatataattcccaaataaaaactgaaattaaaattttttttttaaaaaggaaaaataataatcactTTGTCTTCCTTTCTTGTTCTGAATGTTATTCCAGGTAGCCTTGTCCCATAGGTGAGCTTCATATCTCCCGGTCCACCTGTGCCTGAAACTcgagaaaatttaaaaatgaaaataaatttggGAATAGCCAATTGTCATGCATGCACTCAAAAGCAACCGAACAACATAAATTTCCgatctttatttctttctcaCACCTCTGCTGCGTGCAGGAGTGTGTGAGAGAGAAAATTTGGCTTTTTCCCCCGAAATTCTGCACCTACCTTGTAACGCCTCTGTAAGCAGAGCTTCTCCTCGCCGGAGTTGAATCGGCATTGGCAGTTCTCTTCGCTCTGGACCGCTTCGCCGGCCTGGGCTCCGGCTGCCCGGCCGCCGGCAACTGAATGCAAGAGGAGGAAGACGACGAAGAGGaagccggagaagaagaaggagcCGACCTCTTCATTTCCAACTcaaaaatcgaaaaaaaaaaaaaaactgttttcttGTCAGAACAAAAATGGCAGCAGCCCAGAATTTAATGTTTCTCTGTCTGTCTCTGTGTCTGTCTGTCTCTGTGTCTGTGGGAGATAGAAGAGGGAGGGAGAGGGAGTTGGGTGAAGAATTTAGAGAATCAAGAAAAGAGATTTttgatttttcttctccaaattgttgtttgatctttgtgATTCCGTTTTGTTTGGGCAAACCAAAGTGGTTTACCAAATTGAGAAGAGAAGCAGAGACACAGAGAACAGAAGACGAGAAGGCATTTGGCGCACTACTGGCATGAGACTCACTCTGGACTCGACTCGCTTATATAGcgtttaattaatatataatcaaaGCGTGAGGGGTGAGGCCTCAGGGGAGGGAGTGGGGGCGGTGGGGTAGGGACTAGGGAGATTACCGTAAAAATGCTTTCCCTCTTAGTAAAGGTCATCGTTTTTtcatatgcaatttttttttcttgtcctTTTTTGTAAGTGAAAATTTGAATCATTATCGGAGTATGTGCAATTGTGCACTACCCTTGTTTTTATACCATAGTTATACTACAATCTATGTTTATATAcattttgaatgttcataatttacgtACTGAATATTTACATTTGAATGGTGAACATTCAGTAGGTAAATTATGGACATTCAGTagataaattatgaatattcaatatgtaaattgtgtattttgaatccAGAtctactttgcaaggtggacccgggcgggtccacataataatttaccgttttcaatagttataccatggactcatataattttatttttttctagtgctactgactctgttacaatgcaatatctgttcataactaccttctcaacctactgaaacacaaagagtcaataccgcctccACTAATTAAGGTCTCACAACCTGAGAATGCAacttgatgccactagaccacaaggtcttggccagtatataaattataaatattcaatatgtaaattgtgttgtTTGGATCCGGATTtatcttgtaaggtggacccgagtctacaaaataatttttcgtTTTCATATAATAATCTGTAAACACATCTAACTTATGCTCcgataatatataatgtatcttttaattatgttttgtatCCTTTTTCATATTCATGAGAATCAAATCTGGATTTTCCTAAAATTCTTTTCCACAAAGAAAATTTACTTACTACTTGAGCTACCCATTGAGTTGTCTTTTAGTTTAATGTAGTGTACTGTGTTTTATCCCACTATTACCTTTCACAAGTCATTTATACAAAGGTATATCGTAGACATAGTTGTTCATGATGCATATCGCTCAAGAATCTTTCATTGCAATAACGTCTCTATAAGTGTGACAGATTGGATCTTTCGAAGGATGAGTATGAATCTTCTAAGATGAATTACATCGAGCTCAACATGAGTAGGCGGTAGAGtgatatttgaaaattaaaagtaaaaaacgatcattatattttctcaaccgaTTTATCATGCTTTTGCAGTTTTACCATGTAAAAGAGTTTAGATCTAAATTTTCTTTCGAGTTACAGTCAAACTTTGTGGTCATACTTAATTCAAGACAAATTTGAATTAGTTCCAAAGTGATAAGGATATCATTTGttatatgcaaaaataaaataaaagaatcatTGTATTTGTATAACTAAAAGTTAAATTAACTATAGACTTAGTTCGTTCTTTTCCAATATATAAAACgacaacttaaaaaaaaaactttttaggtttatttaaaaggaaatgtaagatggtagtttttttttttttagaaaactttACAATATTTTGTGGCATGTTAAACATTATAGAAAATCTTTATAAACAAGGTTTATTTATGGAAAATATTAAATTCTTTTGTATGCAATAATTTTAACCAAGCATTTCAAAGTTGGTAATTTaccatcaaaatttaaaatattagtaaagttttatcttctttttttttttcttgaaatgaaaaaattcaaattcaggCTTAAATTTGCATACAATTTCATAACatcatcaataaaattcttttctaaaaaatatgTGTTTCAATTCCTCATTAAAAACTATTCCATAAAAATGACTAATCTCATATACCTaccatttagttttttttttctttaatttttctttaaaaatgatattattataatttaatataatttaaacttgacattttcaaattgaaaaagaaattaattatttttcaattatgtaTGGTACATATATAAGCCAATGTAAGatagtaatatttaaaaaataataataatattttgagaAGTAATAAAGTATAAAGCCAATCGTTTTCAATAAAAAGTAGagttaaaatttaattgaatattttagtATGTAACTCAGCCCGTGGAATATTATAGTAATAAGTACTTTAACTATAAAATGGTATTTGGACTTTGGAGTAAATAATAAACACTTTCAACGCCCAATTGCCAAAAACGCAAAAACATATGGAATAGGCTGAGTTGGTGTAGGGGTGTAGGGTGTTACACGCATGATTGAAAAATGAATCATGCtatttttatgtaataatttATCTCTTAATATTTATCtcataataatatgataataaaatatatttttttcattttattcattaattatagaATTTACTTCCAAAATGGGTGAACAAGTATGTAAAATATGGATCTTGTATTAAAATATCATAAGTTCAATTATTGTCAACATCCTCTCAATTTAActtgtcatacaatatcttttCGAGTTCGATACTCAACCCTTGGGTTGTGGCTCGAGACCCCTGCAGTTACCCATCTTATTATTACATACTTAGATTCTTTATTAACTTAGGGTATGATAAGTCAATTCACCAGTTattcattaaaatatatat
This region of Ipomoea triloba cultivar NCNSP0323 chromosome 15, ASM357664v1 genomic DNA includes:
- the LOC116007179 gene encoding AP2-like ethylene-responsive transcription factor At1g79700, yielding MKRSAPSSSPASSSSSSSSCIQLPAAGQPEPRPAKRSRAKRTANADSTPARRSSAYRGVTRHRWTGRYEAHLWDKATWNNIQNKKGRQIYLGAYESEEAAARTYDLAALKYWGASATLNFPVETYDKEIEEMQPMSKEEYLASLRRQSSGFSRGVSKYRGVARHHHNGRWEARIGRVLGTKYLYLGTFSTQEEAAEAYDMAAIEYRGPNAVTNFDISRYADVLNKIREREQVQQMAGANPESSVEVQSGEQSDQDQENAGEKEEPAEEANNLSKPEFPKMEEEEVVVVEPQVPEIEFAPPPPVEASSAMLMMDPADSAWNAYLDPGFEQFLNPCDDIFSIFNSPFDDDIDSIFGEQLIVNEFAQDVVVAAPAADANNALASSPSSTASVSSGVSGLPSEMLANT